In Pseudomonas flavescens, the sequence CACCGCCGGCTTCACCCACGCGGCTCCAACCGTGCTGCCGGAAACGTCGGTCAACGCGGATGTCGACGCGCAAGCCGATAGCCCCCGCGTCAAAGAAGTCAGCACTGCGACGCGCACCACGACGCCGATTCGTTATGTTCCGCAAGCCATCGACTCAGTGAAAACCGCCAATGTGCTCGATTACGGCACCAACGACCTGGGTACCGCCCTCAGCGGCATTCCCAACGTCAGCAGCGGGGCGGATACACGCTTCGACGGGCTGCGTATTCGTGGCTTCGAGGCCAGCAACGACTTTTATCTCGATGGTGTGCGTGATGACAGCCAGTACGTGCGCGACCTGCACAACATCGAGCGCATCGATGTGCTCAAGGGCCCGGCTGCGGTGCTCTACGGGCGCGGCAGCCAGGGCGGCATCGTCAACCGTGTCAGCAAGGTGCCTGAAGCCGGGCGCCGTTCCAGCATCGAGGCCCAGGGCGGCAGCGAAGACATGCGCAGCCTGTACGCTGACCTGAGTGCGGATGCGACCGAGAACATCAGCCTGCGCCTGAACATGGGCAATCAGGACGCCAACAGCTTTCGCGACGACGTTTCCAGCCACCGCCAACTGTTCGCGCCGTCCATCAGCTGGCAGCTGACGCCCCAGCTCAACTGGCTGGCGCAGTACGAGTACAGCCGCTTCGACCGTACCCCGGATCGTGGTATTCCTGGCGTGAACGGCCGCCCGGCCGATGTGAAGCGCGAGACCACCTACGGCGATGACCGCGATTACATCGACGACAAGGCCCAATCGCTGCGCTCCAAACTCACCTACGAGCTGAACGACAGCTGGCAACTGCGCCAGACCCTGAGCGTGTTCAAGCTCGACAGCGACTTCGACAATACCTACCTCACTGGCGCCAATGCCGTCACCAACCGGGTGAGTCGTACGCGCTTTCAACAGGATCTGCGCACCCGCAATATCTTCAACAACCTGGAAGCCGAAGGCACCGTCGACACCTTTGGCCTCGAACACCGCTTGTTGACTGGCGTCGAGATCGGCAGCCAACGGCGCGATCCGAAGCTTTACACCTCGCTCGCTGTCAACCGGGGCGGCCAGGCAGTGCCGACGCTGGACCTCTACAACCCGGACCGCAACCAGAGCCACACCGGCCCCATGACGGCCTCGAGCAACAACCACACCGAAGTCGAAAGTCGCGCCATCTACGTGCAGGATCAACTGCGCCTGAACGATCAATGGCAACTGCTGGCAGGCCTGCGCTATGACCGCTTCGAGGTGGATACCACCAACAAGCTGACCGATATCCCGGATGGCCGCGACGACAACAGCATCAGCCCGCGCGTCGGCCTGGTCTGGACGCCGCTGCAGGATCACTCCTTCTACGCCTCGTGGAGCAAGAGCTACTCGCCGGTCGGCGGCGGGCAGATCGGCATCACCCCGAACGCCACGGGCAATACCAATGACCTGGATCCGGAGCAGACCCGCCAGAAGGAAATCGGCGTGAAGAGCGACTGGCTCGGCGACCGCCTGAGCACCACCTTCGCGGTCTACGAGCTGGAACTCTACAACCGCCGTACCAGCGACCCGAACAATCCGGGGCTGTTCATCCTCAGCGGCCTGCAGCGTTCGCGTGGCATCGAACTCACTGCCACTGGCCAACTGGCGGGCAACTGGTACGTCCGCGGCGGCATCGGCCTGCAGGACGCCACCATCGTCAAGGACAACAACGGCTTGGCAGGCAACCGCGTCAGCAATGTTGCCAAACGCAACGGCAGCCTGTTCCTGACCTGGAAGCCGGAGCAGGGCTGGTACGCCGAAACCGGCCTGACCCTGGTGGGCAGTCGCTTTGCCGATAACCAGAACACCACGGTGCTGCCCGGCTACGGCCGCTGGGATGCCCTGGTTGGCTTGCGCCAAAAGGACTGGGACCTGCGCGCCGCGCTGAACAACCTCACCGACCGCACCTACTACAGCTCCGCCACCAGCGCCGGGCAGATCCGCGTCGGCGAGCCGCGCAACCTGGT encodes:
- a CDS encoding TonB-dependent receptor, coding for MPAFPRLNSVALGFSFLFTAGFTHAAPTVLPETSVNADVDAQADSPRVKEVSTATRTTTPIRYVPQAIDSVKTANVLDYGTNDLGTALSGIPNVSSGADTRFDGLRIRGFEASNDFYLDGVRDDSQYVRDLHNIERIDVLKGPAAVLYGRGSQGGIVNRVSKVPEAGRRSSIEAQGGSEDMRSLYADLSADATENISLRLNMGNQDANSFRDDVSSHRQLFAPSISWQLTPQLNWLAQYEYSRFDRTPDRGIPGVNGRPADVKRETTYGDDRDYIDDKAQSLRSKLTYELNDSWQLRQTLSVFKLDSDFDNTYLTGANAVTNRVSRTRFQQDLRTRNIFNNLEAEGTVDTFGLEHRLLTGVEIGSQRRDPKLYTSLAVNRGGQAVPTLDLYNPDRNQSHTGPMTASSNNHTEVESRAIYVQDQLRLNDQWQLLAGLRYDRFEVDTTNKLTDIPDGRDDNSISPRVGLVWTPLQDHSFYASWSKSYSPVGGGQIGITPNATGNTNDLDPEQTRQKEIGVKSDWLGDRLSTTFAVYELELYNRRTSDPNNPGLFILSGLQRSRGIELTATGQLAGNWYVRGGIGLQDATIVKDNNGLAGNRVSNVAKRNGSLFLTWKPEQGWYAETGLTLVGSRFADNQNTTVLPGYGRWDALVGLRQKDWDLRAALNNLTDRTYYSSATSAGQIRVGEPRNLVVTGTYSF